The sequence GACGCAGTAAGAGAAACATCACAATAAAGCTTATGACAGCACCAAGTGATACAGCCTTAACTATGCGTATTAGATCGGGCATTGAGGCATATCGCCAGATTCCCCTGTAGAGGCCGAAAAAGAAATACGCTGCCGCATGCATTGGCAGCGCAGTAATAATTAAGAGTTGTAACGGCCTGACATATTCAACAGGGATGACATCAAGATTAAAGCGGAGCCAGTAGGCCAGCCAGATGGCAAGTGGAATCCACACAAGGTCGTGAACCATCACCAGAAGCGGATTTCGCAGTGCCTTGAGCTTACTCATGCGGACCATGCTTCACAAAAAAGATGGCGCGGCAATCTCTATCCATGAAACTGCCGCGCCATGCAGTTCAGCACCTGCTAGTAACTGGCTTTTTCCTTATCATCATGCCCGCCAACTTCGACGGAATCCTTGGTTTTGGCCAGGTTTTTCTCACCAATTCCTTTGACATCAAGCAGATCATCCACTTTGGCAAATGCCCCGTGTTCATTCCTGTACGCGACAATTGCCTCGGCTGTCTTTTCACCAATTCTTTTTACAGCCTGAAGTTCCTCTACTGTTGCTGTATTAAGATTGACCGCTTCTCCGGCATGTACCGGTGTAGCAAGCATGAAAACAGCAACTAACAGAGATTCAAAAAGGTGTTTTAATTGCATTCGCAATCCCCCTTTTCATTTTGTATCCGGTTGCCGGCCAATCCTGTTCCAAGCAATAGTACAGCCAGTATAGCAGAAAAATGCTCTTCTACAGAAGTCGAACTCAGCGCATGAACTGCAAGAGCTAATGCAGGGAGAAAAATGAGTGGTGCCATGGGTAACTCACGCCAATCCATGCGCCAGCCTTCCCGCATCCAGAAGTAGAGCAAAGAGCACAAGAGCAGAAGTCCAAGAGGCCCCCAGCGAGTCAGGTTTAGAAGGTATTGGTTATGGGGATGCGCTGTAGATCTCGATGCCGAACGCCTCTCGGCTATCATTTTATCAAGCGCCACCGGAAATCCTCCCGTTCCAACGCCTAGAACTGGATTATCCAGGTATATATTGATACTGGTCTTCCACATTTGGAAACGCTCTTGTGTTGCCAGAATGGCATTGTCTGAGCTATCACGCCAATCCAGCCCCGCCTCATATTGTGTTTGAGTAAAAGCAAGCCAAGTTCCATGTAAGCGTTCTTTGCCAGAACCTAGGGCAATAACAAACAGCATCAGAACAGCCATGGCAACAAACATCACTGCAATTCGCCAGCTTCTTGAGTCAACCACCCATTTTAGACACACGCTTAACATGAGTATCACAGCAATGAGATAACCGCTTCGCCCTTGTGCCGCAAAAACCATCACATATGACCAAGCCGCCAACCCCCATACGATCAGGCGTTGTGTTCCACTCCAGAGCAATCCCAAGTGTAACAGCCAGGTAGCCCAGACACCGTAGACAAAACCGAACCCGATATGGCCGATATGTCCCGTAGCATTCTCGGCATTTGAACCGCCAGTAGTGACTTCTACATACCCGAACATCTGTAGGACACAATAAACAAGGTTAACTGCCAATCCGGCAGATAATGAAAGCAGAAATAAATCTCGCCACTTCTTATCTAAAGATATGGAAACTACAATTGGAAGAAGTAACCAGAACCAGTGACGCCCCAAGACATGCAGCCCCCACTTGAGGTCAAGACTCCACAACAGCCCAAGCAGCAACAGAACCATGTAAGCACAAAAGATAATGCTAAGTAACCTATGGTTGCTCCAGCACTCTCTAGCTCCCTGCCACCAAACCCCCGATACAAGCCCTAAAGCCAGCGCAGCGCCTAAGAAAATATTGGTCACCGCAACCGAAAAGGGAAATACCAAAGCAGCAGCACAAAGTAAAATCATGATTAAACGGCTCAATGGGACACTCCCTCTCGTCGAACCACTTTAATGAACGTTAACCATAAGATATATATATCAAACCAGAAAGAGTGTCGGCGAAGGTATTCCATATCCAGCTCAACTTTCGCAGGAATCGGCAGCTCATCGCGCCCATTCACCTGCGCCCAACCAGTAAGGCCTACTGGCAACACGTGCACCCCTTTTTCGGTTCTTAGTGCAATCAAATCATCTTGATTGAACAACGCTGGGCGTGGCCCGACAAAGCTCATATCACCCTTAAGTACACACCATACTTGAGGCAGTTCATCCAGGCTCGATTTGCGTAAGAAATCACCGATGGGTGTTAACATGCTTTTGGGATCCTGTAATAGATGCGTTGCCACTGCAGGCGTATCCACCTTCATGCTACGAAATTTGGGCATTTGGAAAACTTCGTTATCTCTGCCCACCCGGGTGGACCAGTACAAAGCTGGACCTCTGGAAGTCGACTTTACCAATAGTGCGACACATAACATGGGAATAGCGGCACAGATAAGCACTATAAATGACAAGACCAGATCAAAGCCTCTTTTCACTTCCAACCCTCAACAGTCTTCTTGAGCTGCTCATCCATATTTATCACGGGGTTCCAGCGTAAAAGGTTCCTGGCTTTAGAGCTATCTATCTGCAACGATCCAAACAAACGGTCTGCAATATCCTTTTTACCTAATAGAGATGCTACAAAACACATCAATCCCACTGGCACAGGAATCAAGCGTGCTTGCTTTCCAAAGGCTCTTGCCGCTTTCTTCAACAGATCGGTTGTAGAGACATCTTCACCATCAGAAATAAGAAACACCTCATTGGATGCCTTGGGGTGATCAATGCAATGAATAATAAAACTGACCAGATTATCCAAAGCAATCAGGCTACGCCTGTTTTTCACAGCTCCTAATGGCAGCGGCACACCTTTTTGCACCCACTGAATCATTCTCAAAAAATTCGCCTTCACGCCGGGTCCGTAAATCAACGGAGGGCGAATTACCACCACCTCCATGCCTGATACTTCGGCCAAAGCAAACAAACCCTGCTCCGCCTCCCATTTCGACAAACCATAGGGGTCGTTGGTACTGATGACATCATCAGGTGTAAATGGCCTGTCCTCCGTCGACTCACCATTCACCTTGATCGAACTGATATAAATAAATCGACTCACACCTGCTTGAGCTGCCTGCCTAGCCAGATTAAGGGTGCCATCCACATTCACCTTGCGGTACTCAGCCAGAGGGTCACTGCTATCATCAGACATCACATGCACTCGTGCCGCGGTATGAATTACCACATCCACAGATTCAAACGCATTGCCATAATCAGTAGAAGCCAGCAAATCACCCATCACGACTTGCTCAACATGGCCTGCTAACTTTGTTGTTGGTTGACGCAGACCAGCAACCACACTCTGACCTGAAGCCACACTTAACTGGTGAACCACAGCACTACCAACAAAACCAGTCGATCCGGTAACCAATACCTTCATTGGTTTTCTCCACAACTGGAGCGCATCCATTCTTCCAACTGATTCACCAACATATCACGATCAAAATTTTTCTTATAATAGCGATGCGCTGAAAGCCCCATCTCATCGCGTTCAGCATCACTCAGCTGACTCATCTTCAGTACCGCTTGGGCAAGACCCTTTGCATCACCTGAGGCAACACAGTAACCAGCCCCACTCTCAAGAACAACCTTTGCCCCGGTACCATTTAAAGCACCAATAACTGGCCTTCCACAGGCTAAATATGACTGTACTTTTGATGGAATAGTCGTTGCCATCACAGGGTCATCTCTCAGCGTGACGAGCAGAGCATCGGCAAGTGAAAAATATGCAGACATCATTTCCATGGGGCGACTACCTAAAAGGTACACCTTATCCAACTGCTTATTATCAACTTCACTCTGCAACCAGCCCCGCCTGCGGCCATCCCCCAAAAACACCCAATGAATATTCTCTTCTTTCAATAGCTCTGCTGCACTTACAATGGTGTCCAGAGACTGCGCTGCTCCCAGGTTACCAGCAAACATCATCACGAACCCTGCGCTTGGTATCTCTAAACGCTCTTCTGCCGATGGCTCCAATTCTTTAGGCTGATAAAGTGACTCTGCCCAATTAGGGAAATATTTAATTTTCTCTCTTTCTGCCCCTGCTGCTACTGCAGGCTCAACAAAACCCTGAGATTGAACAAGAATACGATCACAGCCCTGATAAATCTTTTTCACCATGAGCCCTACAGCTGACAAAATCCGTGGTGACTTTACCGCACCTGTGGCAAAAAGCGTTTCTGGCCACAAATCCTGTACCCAGAAGAACATCGGAGCATTCTTCAAACGACTCATTAAGATTGCTGGTATACCAACTGTTACGGGTGAAACTTCATAGGTGAAAATAACCTCAAAAGGCTGTTTACGTAGCAGCCAGGGCGCCAGCAAACATGCAAAAAATACAAATGAACAATAATTCAACACCAATTGCCATGATCTGCTTTCACGCCTTACAAAAAGAGGGACACGAACAATGGGAATGGTCTGCATGGTCTCACGTCGGTTTTTCCACCAAGAATAACCATCATAGAGTTTTCCAGCTGGATAGTTAGGCATACCTGTAAGAACTGTGACCTCGTGACCTTTATCTTTCAAAGCAATTGCAAGATCGGTAATACGAAAGTTCTCTGGCCAGAAATATTGGGTTACAATGAGAATACGCAATGTATGTTCTTACAGTGAATACTGCACATATAGATCAGGATGCTTTCTCATAAAATTTACCATATCACGCACCATTACATCATAGTCGGGAATTGGTTCATCAAGTTCCTGTCGCGTATCAACCAACGTCTTATTGGTGACTTTACCATCCACTGCTTCAATCGGTATATCTTTCTTGGTGTATTTCTTAAACAACATCAAAAGATCATATTTGTTAATCGCTTTACCATTGGTAACTTGATACAGGCCATGAATATCATTATTGATTACATTTACCACTACTTTGGCTAACTCCAATGTAGTCACACCAGACCAAAAGGCCTTGGTATAGCCTTGAATACCCAGAGTCTGTTTTAAAAAGAAGTCAAATAAACCCGTCCCATTTGATTTGATTTCAGGACCGATAATGGATGTGCGAATCGTTAAATCCTTCTCGTTAATCACTTCGCCCAAGGCTTTTGTTCGCGCATAGGTATCGTCACCATCGCGAAATGCATTTTCAACATATTTCCCCTCAACCCCTGAAAACACGCAATCGGTACTAATATGAATCAGTTTATAATGAAGCTTACTCCCTAACTCAGAAAGGAGATGTGGCAAATAACTATTGATAAGAATTGCTGATGAAACTTGCTCTTTTGATTGCGCAACAAGAACACCGATACAGTTAATCACATACTGAGGTTTTACATCCGCTAAATATTCACCCAGTCGATTGAAGTCGGTAACATCTAAATCCTGGTCGACAAATTCTCCAGGTTCACGAGCAACCCCAAAGACTTCAAATGATTCCTCTTCCCTTAAGGTCATTGTCATCACATGACCTGCCATGCCCCTTGAGCCAAGAACAACAATTTTCTTTTTCATATTAGTCCTTCTTCCAAACAACACGGTTAACATAGTCTGTATAAGAGAGGATAATCCGCAGTACCTTCTTTGATACATTATCCACATCGTAGTCAGCTACTACTTTCATCACACGCTGCCTGACATTATGTTGCGTTGTGACAACATCAATTGCTTCTATGATGCGCTCTTTATTCAATCCAGACATAATGAGGGTACCCTCATCCATACCTTCAGGACGCTCATGTGCCTGCCTGATTGTGATTGCCGGCAAATTTAACAACGAGCCCTCTTCTGCGATCGTACCACTATCAGAAATCACGCAAAATGCTTCCATTTGCAATTTATTATACTCATGAAAACCATAAGGCTTGGAAAAACGAATCAGCTCATTACTGGATTCATAATCCATAGCTTCGAGTTTCTTCCTGGTTCGTGGATGGGTTGAAATGATGATAGGCATGCCATAGACCTCGGACATCATATCAATCGACTCCAACAGGTCAGAAAAGTTCTTCTCAGAATCCACGTTTTCTTCTCGGTGAACACTCATCAGTATATATTTTTTCGCTTCCAGACCTTCCTTCTGCAAAATGTCTGAAGCCTGGATTTCATCCATATTCGCATTCAACACTTCCAGCATGGATGAGCCTGTCTTAATGATTGTTTCTGGGCGAATACCTTCAGAGATCAGATAATCCCTCGCTTGTTCTGAAAGCGGCATATTGATATCACTCAAATGGTCGACAATTTTCCGATTGATCTCTTCGGGAACTCGCTGATCAAAACAACGATTTCCTGCTTCCATATGAAAAATAGGTACTTTTCTTTTCTTCGCAGGAATGACCGACAAACAGCTATTTGTATCACCATAAAGGAGAATAGCATCCGGTTGCTCATCAGCAATCACTTTGTCTGCTTTGGCAATAATATCACCGATTGTCTCCGAGGCCGTACCTTTCATAGCCTCTAGGAAAAAATCAGGTCGACGCACACCCAGTTGCTCAAAGAATATTTCATTCAACTCATAATCGTAATTTTGCCCTGTATGGACAACAACATGATTCGTATGCCTATCAAGCACTTTCATCACTTCACTAAGCTTAATGATCTCAGGGCGCGTGCCCACGATAGTCATGACTTTAATCATTTTTTTCTCCACGTTCAGGCAAACTCTTTAATGTCTTTCTCGATCTCACGCAGCTCTAATAGCATCTGACGTAATTCGTCCTCTGACAGCTGAACCGTGTTATGGGAGTGATATTCATCAGCTTGCGTCACCACATTCTCACCCTCTTCAAAATATTTTGAATAATTCAAATCACGAGTATCTGCGGGGATGCGGTAATAATCACCCATATCAACAGCATGAACCATCTCTTCTCTGGTCAATAATGCCTCATAAAGCTTCTCACCATGTCGGGTGCCGATGACCT comes from Mariprofundus aestuarium and encodes:
- a CDS encoding ComEA family DNA-binding protein — translated: MQLKHLFESLLVAVFMLATPVHAGEAVNLNTATVEELQAVKRIGEKTAEAIVAYRNEHGAFAKVDDLLDVKGIGEKNLAKTKDSVEVGGHDDKEKASY
- a CDS encoding sugar transferase, with product MKRGFDLVLSFIVLICAAIPMLCVALLVKSTSRGPALYWSTRVGRDNEVFQMPKFRSMKVDTPAVATHLLQDPKSMLTPIGDFLRKSSLDELPQVWCVLKGDMSFVGPRPALFNQDDLIALRTEKGVHVLPVGLTGWAQVNGRDELPIPAKVELDMEYLRRHSFWFDIYILWLTFIKVVRREGVSH
- a CDS encoding O-antigen ligase family protein translates to MSRLIMILLCAAALVFPFSVAVTNIFLGAALALGLVSGVWWQGARECWSNHRLLSIIFCAYMVLLLLGLLWSLDLKWGLHVLGRHWFWLLLPIVVSISLDKKWRDLFLLSLSAGLAVNLVYCVLQMFGYVEVTTGGSNAENATGHIGHIGFGFVYGVWATWLLHLGLLWSGTQRLIVWGLAAWSYVMVFAAQGRSGYLIAVILMLSVCLKWVVDSRSWRIAVMFVAMAVLMLFVIALGSGKERLHGTWLAFTQTQYEAGLDWRDSSDNAILATQERFQMWKTSINIYLDNPVLGVGTGGFPVALDKMIAERRSASRSTAHPHNQYLLNLTRWGPLGLLLLCSLLYFWMREGWRMDWRELPMAPLIFLPALALAVHALSSTSVEEHFSAILAVLLLGTGLAGNRIQNEKGDCECN
- a CDS encoding UDP-glucose 4-epimerase family protein; translated protein: MKVLVTGSTGFVGSAVVHQLSVASGQSVVAGLRQPTTKLAGHVEQVVMGDLLASTDYGNAFESVDVVIHTAARVHVMSDDSSDPLAEYRKVNVDGTLNLARQAAQAGVSRFIYISSIKVNGESTEDRPFTPDDVISTNDPYGLSKWEAEQGLFALAEVSGMEVVVIRPPLIYGPGVKANFLRMIQWVQKGVPLPLGAVKNRRSLIALDNLVSFIIHCIDHPKASNEVFLISDGEDVSTTDLLKKAARAFGKQARLIPVPVGLMCFVASLLGKKDIADRLFGSLQIDSSKARNLLRWNPVINMDEQLKKTVEGWK
- a CDS encoding glycosyltransferase family 4 protein, translated to MRILIVTQYFWPENFRITDLAIALKDKGHEVTVLTGMPNYPAGKLYDGYSWWKNRRETMQTIPIVRVPLFVRRESRSWQLVLNYCSFVFFACLLAPWLLRKQPFEVIFTYEVSPVTVGIPAILMSRLKNAPMFFWVQDLWPETLFATGAVKSPRILSAVGLMVKKIYQGCDRILVQSQGFVEPAVAAGAEREKIKYFPNWAESLYQPKELEPSAEERLEIPSAGFVMMFAGNLGAAQSLDTIVSAAELLKEENIHWVFLGDGRRRGWLQSEVDNKQLDKVYLLGSRPMEMMSAYFSLADALLVTLRDDPVMATTIPSKVQSYLACGRPVIGALNGTGAKVVLESGAGYCVASGDAKGLAQAVLKMSQLSDAERDEMGLSAHRYYKKNFDRDMLVNQLEEWMRSSCGENQ
- a CDS encoding dTDP-4-dehydrorhamnose reductase family protein: MKKKIVVLGSRGMAGHVMTMTLREEESFEVFGVAREPGEFVDQDLDVTDFNRLGEYLADVKPQYVINCIGVLVAQSKEQVSSAILINSYLPHLLSELGSKLHYKLIHISTDCVFSGVEGKYVENAFRDGDDTYARTKALGEVINEKDLTIRTSIIGPEIKSNGTGLFDFFLKQTLGIQGYTKAFWSGVTTLELAKVVVNVINNDIHGLYQVTNGKAINKYDLLMLFKKYTKKDIPIEAVDGKVTNKTLVDTRQELDEPIPDYDVMVRDMVNFMRKHPDLYVQYSL
- the wecB gene encoding non-hydrolyzing UDP-N-acetylglucosamine 2-epimerase: MIKVMTIVGTRPEIIKLSEVMKVLDRHTNHVVVHTGQNYDYELNEIFFEQLGVRRPDFFLEAMKGTASETIGDIIAKADKVIADEQPDAILLYGDTNSCLSVIPAKKRKVPIFHMEAGNRCFDQRVPEEINRKIVDHLSDINMPLSEQARDYLISEGIRPETIIKTGSSMLEVLNANMDEIQASDILQKEGLEAKKYILMSVHREENVDSEKNFSDLLESIDMMSEVYGMPIIISTHPRTRKKLEAMDYESSNELIRFSKPYGFHEYNKLQMEAFCVISDSGTIAEEGSLLNLPAITIRQAHERPEGMDEGTLIMSGLNKERIIEAIDVVTTQHNVRQRVMKVVADYDVDNVSKKVLRIILSYTDYVNRVVWKKD